In Acanthopagrus latus isolate v.2019 chromosome 17, fAcaLat1.1, whole genome shotgun sequence, the following are encoded in one genomic region:
- the sbk3 gene encoding uncharacterized serine/threonine-protein kinase SBK3, whose protein sequence is MTAPAAQELDERCFLSAQSMPSLKVSEHFQVVKLLGEGSYGKVMLAVHRKRGTPMALKFFPRQSTSLTSFLREYNLSLSYCTHPSLTRALGIFFSTPTYYVFAQQAGLYGDLYSVIVSEVGVDEECVQRVMSQLSGAVTHLHSLGFVHRDIKPENIFLCDSSCRWVKLGDFGLARAIGSTVRAVWYESPFCTPEVEPAKEAEKETECDETEEEVEDIWITVEPCIDSWALGVLVYCLLTGCFPWEESTHDDRGYRRYKEWFYRETEKEGKIRDGEWISEEDSYIMMKENQRDNPPPSQFEGLSPLVMTLFKELLHPEPKHRGSPEEILSYLGGPWLTETEEEEKRKAEEAEKEARKIRQGGGVAEELVREGRGER, encoded by the exons ATGACA gcTCCAGCAGCTCAGGAACTTGATGAACGATGTTTCCTGTCGGCACAGTCCATGCCCAGTCTGAAGGTATCCGAGCACTTCCAGGTGGTTAAGCTCCTGGGGGAGGGATCCTATGGAAAGGTCATGCTAGCTGTGCACAGAAAGAGAG GAACACCTATGGCTCTGAAGTTCTTCCCTCGTCAGTCGACCTCGCTCACCTCCTTCCTGCGTGAATACAATCTCTCCCTTTCTTACTGCACACATCCCTCTCTGACACGGGCCCTCGGCATCTTCTTCTCCACACCCACCTATTATGTTTTCGCCCAGCAAGCTGGTCTATACGGTGACCTCTACAGTGTGATAGTGTCAGAG GTTGGGGTGGATGAAGAGTGTGTCCAAAGGGTGATGTCTCAGCTGAGCGGTGCTGTCACACATCTCCACTCTCTAGGCTTTGTTCACCGTGACATCAAACCTGAGAACATCTTTCTGTGTGACAGTTCATGCCGCTGGGTCAAACTGGGTGACTTCGGTCTCGCCCGGGCCATCGGCTCCACTGTTCGTGCTGTCTGGTACGAGTCGCCCTTCTGTACCCCGGAGGTGGAACCTGCCAAGGAGGCTGAGAAGGAGACGGAATGCGATGAGActgaagaggaggtggaggacatTTGGATAACAGTGGAGCCTTGTATAGACAGCTGGGCCCTCGGTGTACTCGTCTACTGCCTATTAACTGGCTGCTTCCCCTGGGAGGAGAGCACCCATGATGACCGTGGCTACCGTCGATACAAGGAGTGGTTTTACCGTGAGACTGAAAAGGAGGGAAAGATCAGGGATGGTGAGTGGATCAGTGAGGAGGACAGTTACATAATGATGAAGGAAAACCAAAGAGACAACCCTCCTCCCTCACAGTTTGAGGGCCTCAGCCCACTGGTGATGACTCTTTTCAAAGAGCTGCTCCACCCTGAgccaaaacacagaggaagcCCTGAGGAGATCCTGAGCTACCTGGGAGGGCCGTGGCtgacagagacggaggaggaggagaagaggaaggcagaggaggcagagaaggaggcCAGAAAAATaagacagggaggaggggtAGCAGAGGAGTTggtgagggagggaagaggggagagataa